Proteins encoded in a region of the Ziziphus jujuba cultivar Dongzao chromosome 3, ASM3175591v1 genome:
- the LOC125423620 gene encoding putative disease resistance RPP13-like protein 3, with the protein MADFVVPVVRECLTRLLIHEANLLDGVKDQVKLLQGDLGIMNAFLRNSEGKQSNHPLVIEIVDQIRDVALEAQNVLDKYVASAIKQRRRRLLAKFIHSIIHVKFLHDVARKTASIKRGITNIYDRRQAYGIGEAESSYVDAEAEQSLQTRRRNVEEDDVVGFDSDATSLVKQLTNPQDLKLDVISIVGMGGLGKTTLARKIYNNSLVTNSFRCRAWVYGSEDCKTQEWLLGIIRGVMQVTVEMYEMNNEALKAILRHRLQGERYLVVMDDLWRAQIWDEVCSAFPDDLNGSRILITSRIHEVALNASATTPPFFLPFLGEEESWELFQKKVFRGGYCPSNLEDIGRKLAEKCKGLPLSIVVLGSLLATKEKSYRTWSRFIDNVNWYLTEDKTRCLDILALSYNHLPRHLKICYLYVGGFPEDYEIPARLLINLWSSEGFIEQNGNRYVDDVAEDYLEQLIDRSLIQVASKRSDGGVKTCRIHDLLRDICMKESSRAKFIEVHSYADLSSMTMKSKPHRLSIMNCNMNRYISSNICDPSFTRSLLMFSKEGCLYAGQWRWVYKGFKFIRVLHIEFVYSKEIPSEIGKLIHLRCFRICNKGEEMIKFIPASICNLLYLETIHIGGCASELLPKNIWMMKQLKCLNLKDGMRLPEPPRKMDGPLWNLQVVSRLEVTRKTARLFAKFPNVRKLYLEFQTMGTDRNVITELLQELEHLQYLQTLKIRNFITESELLLKFFPARLTKITFVFSNLYRRHFKILGQLPNLRVLKLRDADELYHLKFLAGAFPQLEFFGMKDLQGIETWELERGAMPNLGRLVICNCFALKDLPNQLWDLTSLQIVKVSRVSGDLENRVKNLSMRNQVKLLID; encoded by the coding sequence atggCTGACTTTGTTGTTCCTGTTGTCCGCGAGTGCTTGACGAGGCTGCTTATACATGAAGCAAATTTACTTGATGGAGTGAAGGATCAAGTCAAGTTACTTCAAGGTGATCTTGGAATCATGAATGCCTTTCTCAGAAATTCCGAAGGGAAACAAAGTAATCATCCTTTGGTAATTGAAATTGTGGATCAAATAAGGGATGTTGCCTTGGAGGCTCAAAACGTTCTAGACAAATACGTAGCCTCTGCCATTAAACAGAGAAGAAGGAGATTACTGGCAAAATTCATCCATTCAATCATTCATGTAAAATTCCTACATGATGTTGCGCGTAAGACAGCAAGCATAAAGAGAGGGATAACAAATATTTATGATCGCCGGCAAGCTTATGGCATCGGAGAAGCAGAATCTTCCTATGTAGATGCGGAGGCAGAGCAATCGCTTCAAACAAGGAGAAGAAATGTTGAGGAAGATGATGTGGTGGGCTTCGACAGCGATGCGACATCTTTGGTAAAGCAGCTTACCAATCCACAAGATCTAAAGCTTGATGTAATTTCAATAGTCGGCATGGGCGGCTTGGGAAAGACAACCCTCGCAAGAAAAATCTATAACAATAGCCTTGTAACGAATAGCTTTCGATGTCGTGCATGGGTTTACGGATCTGAAGATTGCAAAACTCAGGAGTGGTTGCTTGGCATAATCCGTGGTGTGATGCAAGTGACAGTTGAAATGTATGAAATGAATAACGAAGCACTAAAAGCCATTCTTCGTCATCGGTTGCAGGGAGAGAGGTACCTTGTTGTCATGGATGATTTATGGAGAGCTCAAATATGGGATGAGGTATGTTCTGCTTTTCCTGATGATTTGAATGGAAGTAGAATTCTAATCACTAGTCGTATACATGAAGTGGCTTTAAATGCTAGCGCAACTACTCCTCCTTTCTTTCTGCCATTTCTTGGCGAGGAAGAAAGTTGGGAACTCTTCCAAAAGAAGGTATTTCGAGGAGGATACTGCCCTTCCAATCTTGAAGATATTGGGAGGAAACTTGCAGAAAAATGTAAAGGGTTACCGCTTTCAATTGTTGTGTTAGGAAGCCTTCTAGCAACTAAAGAGAAGTCTTATCGAACATGGTCGAGATTCATTGACAATGTCAATTGGTATCTCACTGAGGATAAAACTCGATGCTTAGACATTCTAGCTTTAAGCTACAACCATTTACCTCGACATTTGAAAATTTGCTATTTATATGTTGGTGGTTTTCCAGAAGACTATGAGATCCCTGCAAGGCTGTTAATTAATCTGTGGTCATCTGAGGGATTCATAGAACAAAATGGCAACAGATACGTGGACGATGTTGCAGAAGACTACTTGGAACAGCTTATCGACCGAAGTTTGATTCAAGTGGCGAGCAAGAGAAGTGATGGAGGTGTAAAGACATGTCGTATTCATGATCTCCTACGAGATATCTGTATGAAGGAAAGCAGTCGAGCTAAGTTCATTGAGGTTCATTCTTATGCTGACCTTTCATCCATGACCATGAAGAGTAAACCTCATAGACTTTCTATTATGAATTGTAACATGAATCGATACATCTCCTCAAACATCTGTGATCCATCATTTACACGTTCTTTGTTGATGTTTAGCAAAGAAGGATGTTTATATGCAGGTCAATGGAGATGGGTTTACAAAGGTTTCAAGTTTATCCGGGTGTTGCACATAGAGTTTGTATATAGCAAAGAAATTCCCAGTGAAATAGGAAAGCTTATTCATTTGAGATGCTTTAGGATATGTAATAAGGGTGAAGAAATGATCAAATTTATTCCAGCTTCCATATGCAACCTTCTGTATCTGGAAACAATTCATATAGGTGGATGTGCTTCTGAACTCTTGCCAAAGAATATTTGGATGATGAAACAATTAAAATGTTTGAATCTGAAGGATGGAATGCGTTTGCCTGAACCTCCTAGAAAAATGGATGGGCCTCTATGGAATCTCCAAGTCGTTTCTAGACTCGAAGTTACTAGGAAAACAGCTCGTCTCTTTGCCAAGTTTCCAAATGTAAGGAAACTTTATTTAGAATTTCAAACAATGGGAACAGATAGAAATGTGATAACAGAATTATTACAAGAGCTTGAACATTTACAGTACCTGCAAACCTTGAAGATTCGGAACTTTATCACTGAATCTGAGCTCCTTTTGAAATTCTTCCCAGCAAGACTCACCAAGATCACCTTCGTTTTTTCCAACTTGTATAGGAGACACTTCAAGATACTGGGACAACTTCCTAACCTTCGTGTCCTGAAGTTGAGAGATGCAGATGAACTTTACCATCTCAAATTCCTTGCAGGTGCGTTTCCTCAACTTGAATTCTTTGGGATGAAAGATCTACAGGGAATTGAAACATGGGAACTGGAAAGAGGTGCAATGCCAAACCTTGGGCGTTTAGTAATCTGTAATTGCTTTGCATTGAAAGATTTGCCTAATCAACTCTGGGATTTAACTTCTCTTCAAATTGTAAAAGTGTCAAGGGTTTCAGGAGATTTGGAGAACAGGGTCAAGAATTTGAGTATGAGGAATCAAGTCAAGCTTCTAATCGACTAG
- the LOC125423539 gene encoding disease resistance protein RPP13, with protein MFMLTKQHTGISEDQSSIDAAEAEQALQKRRRKVEEDNVVGFIHDTTTLVSQLTDKKKKLELDVISIVGMGGLGKTTLAKKIYNNTHVKNHFDCCAWVYVSQEYKSRSLFLDILKCFSMPELDKIYEMSDEELELTLSNYLKGKRYFVVMDDIWKTQVWEEIGGVFPDELNGSRLLITSREKEVASHASAAPPYFLPFLNNHESWELLCKKVFRGEECPPNLVSLGMQLAESCTGLPLSIVVLGGILANKEKSPQTWSKFVGHVNSYLTEDRARCLDILGLSYKHLPLKLKPCFLYVGMFPEDYEIQTQELIKLWISERLVQQIGNRKVNDVAEDYLEELIDRSLIQVASRRKVGSIKTCRIHDLLRDLCIKESDQDNFFKVHSVANFLSPATKPRRLCIYGDINTAPSVSFNNCDASYARSLLFFCQGGKFLENQWEWVCKGFKYVQVLRLFDVGHLSSIPKEIEKLIFLRHFSIHYDLSHMFEMDTIPDTICNLRYLETVDIQINITSRFWLKNIWKLKQLRYLSFRTAPSVLPEHRRKDDTLWNLQVVDGISVDKKTALVIPKFPNLTKLKLYKDYRDHVKKSDATEVLTRLENLQCLQTLQLYEFPEFEPSGLKSFPSTLTRVSLYRSYVDLQLMKILAKLPNLCELKIREARNFPSKYSVVAGEFLQLQVFKLIANRIRMWELDMDAMPNLQHLVFIHDSNCEVLPDQLWCRTTTMTTTTTMKFVEIAMYEADSLRNKLWTMNCVKEERFVESRMMSHYSRGPVWELTINNGLTKVFLMKIALSKCHSS; from the coding sequence atgtttatgCTAACAAAGCAACATACGGGTATCAGTGAAGATCAATCGAGTATCGATGCGGCAGAGGCAGAACAAGCACTTCAAAAAAGGAGGAGGAAAGTTGAGGAAGATAATGTGGTAGGCTTCATCCATGACACAACAACATTGGTAAGCCAACTTActgataagaaaaagaaattagaactTGATGTCATTTCAATTGTTGGCATGGGTGGCTTAGGCAAAACTACTCTTGCCAAAAAAATCTATAACAACACTCATGTCAAAAATCATTTTGATTGTTGTGCATGGGTATATGTATCTCAAGAGTACAAGTCCAGAAGTTTGTTTCTTGACATTCTCAAGTGTTTCAGTATGCCCGAATTagacaaaatatatgaaatgtcTGATGAAGAGCTTGAATTGACACTTTCTAACTACCTCAAAGGAAAAAGGTACTTTGTTGTCATGGATGACATTTGGAAAACTCAAGTATGGGAGGAGATAGGAGGTGTTTTTCCTGATGAGTTAAATGGAAGTAGATTACTAATAACCTCTCGCGAAAAAGAGGTTGCTTCGCATGCTAGTGCTGCTCCTCCTTATTTCTTACCATTTCTTAATAATCATGAAAGCTGGGAACTTTTATGTAAGAAAGTGTTTCGAGGAGAAGAGTGCCCTCCCAATCTGGTATCTCTAGGAATGCAACTTGCAGAAAGTTGTACAGGATTACCACTTTCAATTGTTGTATTAGGAGGTATTCTAGCAAACAAAGAAAAGTCACCTCAAACATGGTCCAAATTTGTTGGCCATGTCAACTCCTACCTTACTGAGGACAGGGCTCGATGCTTAGATATTCTAGGTTTAAGTTACAAACACTTGCCACTTAAGTTAAAACCATGCTTTCTATATGTTGGTATGTTTCCTGAAGACTATGAGATACAAACACAAGAATTAATCAAATTGTGGATATCTGAGAGACTTGTACAACAAATTGGAAATAGAAAGGTGAATGATGTAGCAGAAGATTACTTGGAGGAGCTCATTGATCGAAGCTTGATCCAAGTGGCAAGTAGAAGAAAAGTAGGAAGTATAAAAACATGCCGTATCCATGATCTCCTACGAGACTTGTGCATTAAAGAGAGTGACCAAGATAATTTCTTCAAGGTTCATTCAGTAGCTAACTTTCTATCCCCTGCCACCAAGCCTCGAAGACTTTGCATCTACGGCGACATTAATACTGCTCCATCTGTCTCCTTTAACAACTGTGATGCATCATATGCTCGCTCTCTGCTCTTCTTTTGCCAAGGAGGTAAATTTCTGGAAAATCAATGGGAATGGGTCTGCAAAGGCTTTAAGTATGTTCAGGTTTTGAGGCTTTTCGATGTGGGCCATTTAAGTTCAATtccaaaagaaatagaaaagctCATCTTTCTGAGACACTTTAGCATACATTATGATCTTTCACATATGTTCGAGATGGATACAATTCCAGATACGATATGCAATCTTCGATATCTTGAAACGGTTGACATCCAAATCAACATAACCAGCCGGTTTTGGCTAAAGAATATATGGAAATTGAAACAATTAAGATATCTAAGCTTCCGTACAGCACCAAGTGTATTGCCAGAGCATCGAAGAAAGGATGACACTTTGTGGAATCTCCAAGTCGTTGACGGCATAAGTGTTGATAAGAAAACTGCACTTGTCATTCCCAAGTTCCCAAATCTAACAAAGCTGAAATTATACAAAGATTACAGAGATCATGTGAAGAAATCTGATGCTACAGAAGTACTGACAAGACTTGAGAATTTACAATGCCTGCAAACTTTGCAACTCTATGAATTCCCGGAATTCGAGCCATCTGGTTTGAAAAGTTTTCCATCAACACTCACAAGGGTAAGCTTGTATCGTTCATACGTGGATTTGCAGCTCATGAAAATCCTTGCAAAGCTTCCAAATTTGTGTGAGCTAAAGATAAGAGAAGCAAGAAATTTCCCTAGTAAGTATAGTGTGGTTGCAGGTGAGTTTCTTCAACTAcaagttttcaaattgattGCCAACAGAATTAGAATGTGGGAACTGGATATGGATGCAATGCCAAACCTCCAGCATTTGGTCTTCATCCATGATAGTAACTGTGAAGTTCTGCCAGACCAACTTTGGTGCAGGACCACGACCATGACAACGACAACGACAATGAAATTTGTAGAGATAGCGATGTACGAAGCTGATTCATTGCGTAACAAGCTATGGACAATGAATTGTGTGAAGGAGGAGCGATTTGTAGAGAGCAGGATGATGTCACATTATAGCAGGGGACCTGTCTGGGAATTGACCATCAACAATGGATTAACTAAGGTCTTTCTTATGAAGATTGCCCTCTCAAAATGTCATTCTTCATGA